One window of Roseisolibacter agri genomic DNA carries:
- a CDS encoding helix-turn-helix transcriptional regulator encodes MSVLLTERDARLLGAASEALLSPLLTGSADPAPWWARVEPVIRELFPGTNALLARPAEGGLKIVSESADWPGVHTMETMSWSDPRSNRFVFECPVAEAWLKHRRALGSEVSGETMSERWLADLGHRLDRSMYLHEGLYGARMHGFMTLTPVLPDGGEVFLTVGHERRTGARDLEAARLPVLGMLLPALRTGFHTLRTFAARQAAMAATLDAVPEALLVIGSDGREMHRNAALRRRLGEEPERERVAAEMLALARGLQALHARTHGAPGTAARLALPTAGVPRTERTLATPLARYVLRAAFGAEAVWGAAGTVLVSLEPDAAPAPLAGGPLAALTPREAEVARLLARRATNTEVAAALGVSPHTARHHAQRVLEKLGLRSRRELGALLGVAG; translated from the coding sequence ATGTCCGTCCTCCTCACCGAACGCGACGCGCGCCTCCTCGGCGCCGCCAGCGAGGCGCTGCTCTCGCCGCTCCTCACGGGCAGCGCGGACCCCGCCCCCTGGTGGGCGCGCGTCGAGCCGGTGATCCGCGAGCTGTTCCCCGGCACCAACGCGCTGCTCGCGCGGCCGGCGGAGGGCGGGCTGAAGATCGTCTCCGAGAGCGCCGACTGGCCCGGCGTCCACACGATGGAGACGATGTCGTGGAGCGACCCGCGCTCCAACCGCTTCGTCTTCGAGTGCCCCGTGGCCGAGGCGTGGCTGAAGCACCGCCGCGCGCTGGGGAGCGAGGTCTCGGGCGAGACGATGTCCGAGCGCTGGCTCGCGGACCTGGGCCATCGCCTCGATCGCAGCATGTACCTGCACGAAGGGCTCTACGGCGCGCGGATGCACGGCTTCATGACGCTCACGCCCGTGCTCCCCGACGGCGGCGAGGTGTTCCTCACCGTGGGCCACGAGCGCAGGACGGGCGCGCGCGACCTGGAGGCGGCGCGACTGCCCGTGCTCGGCATGCTGCTGCCCGCGCTGCGCACCGGCTTCCACACGCTGCGCACCTTCGCCGCGCGACAGGCCGCGATGGCCGCGACGCTGGACGCGGTGCCCGAGGCGCTGCTGGTCATCGGCAGCGACGGCCGCGAGATGCACCGCAACGCCGCGCTGCGGCGCCGCCTGGGCGAGGAGCCCGAGCGCGAGCGCGTGGCGGCCGAGATGCTGGCGCTCGCGCGCGGACTGCAGGCGCTGCACGCGCGCACGCACGGCGCGCCCGGCACGGCCGCGCGCCTCGCGCTCCCCACCGCCGGCGTGCCGCGCACCGAGCGCACGCTGGCGACGCCGCTCGCGCGCTACGTGCTGCGCGCCGCGTTTGGGGCCGAGGCGGTGTGGGGCGCGGCCGGCACGGTGCTCGTGTCGCTGGAGCCGGACGCGGCGCCGGCGCCGCTCGCGGGCGGACCGCTGGCCGCGCTCACGCCGCGCGAGGCGGAGGTCGCGCGCCTGCTCGCGCGCCGCGCCACCAACACCGAGGTCGCCGCCGCGCTCGGCGTCAGCCCGCACACGGCGCGGCACCACGCGCAGCGCGTGCTCGAGAAGCTGGGCCTCAGGTCGCGCCG